The genomic interval GTGTTGACATCAACATTGTTCAGCCATCAGATATTAAATCGGTTGACGTTCTTAAAGATGCTTCTGCAGCTGCAATTTACGGTTCACGTGGAGCAAACGGAGTAATTATGATTACAACAAAATCAGGAACAAAAGGAGTTTCTGTTGTGTACAGCGGACAAACTAGTTTTGGTTATGTTAATGATAATTTAGATTTATTATCTGCAAATCAGTGGAGAGGATATGTGCGTCAAAATCAAATTACAGATGCTGTAGATTACGGAGGAAATACCAATTGGCAAAAAGCTATTGAACAAACGGCTATTTCTCAATCTCACACTTTGAGTATTAATTCAGGTAAAGCAGACAGCGGTTTTAGAACTTCAATTTCGTACTTAAACAATGAAGGAGTTATCAAAAAATCTGGTTTAGAAAGATTAAGCGGAAATGTTAGCGGTTATCAATTTTTAGGCGACAATAAAGAAGTAAAATTCGATATGGGATTATTTGCAAATATTGACAAATGGCATCCAATTGATTATAGAATTTTTGAAAGAGCTTATAACTTAAATCCAACGATTCCAGTTTATGATGCAAACGGAAATTTTAGCGAAGTGACAGGAAATATTTATCAAAATCCGGTTGAGATTTTAACCAACAGAACTTTTGATAACGAAAGACACAGACTTTTAGGTTATTTTAAAACAGATGTAAAATTCTTGAATGATTTTACTGCAACTGCAAATATTTCATTAGAACATAATGCAGTAAAAGGAGGAACTTATAAACCTTCTTATGCCGTTATGGAAGGACAGACAGAAGGCGGTTTTGCCCAAAGAACTTACGCTGAATATACAAATGCGCAAGGTGAACTTTATGTGAATTACAGCAAAATAATCGATAAACATAACATTAGCGCTTTGGCTGGATATTCTTACCTTGAAAATATCTACGAAGGTTTTGGAGCGCAAAGAGGTGGTTTTGTAACAGATGCTTTCAGTTATAACAATTTAGGAGCAGGTTACAATTATCGTTTAAGCGACGTTTATTCATACAAAGGAAAATCAAATTTAGTTTCTTTTTATGCTCGTGCAAATTATGGCTACGATGGTAAATATTTATTGACAGCAACTGTAAGACGTGACGGATCAAGCCGTTTTGGAGAAAACAATAAATGGGGAACTTTTCCATCTGCTTCTGCTGCGTGGAGAGTTTCTAATGAAGAATTTATGGAATCTTCAAAAGGATGGTTAGATAATTTAAAATTAAGAGTAGGTTGGGGTATTACAGGAAACCAAGACGGAATTGGTGAGTACAAATCGCTTTCTATCTTAGGAGTTGGAAATGATAGTTATTACGATCCAGTTACAAAAACTTGGAGTTTGGCATATTCTCCAAAACAAAATCCGAATCCTGATTTGAAATGGGAATCTACAGAACAAATTAACGTTGGTTTTGATTTCGGGCTTTTCAACAGAATTACAGGATCTTTTGAATACTATTCTAAAAAAACAAAAGATTTATTATACACTTATGAAGTGCCTCAACCGCCTTATTTAGTGGGAACAATGTTAGCAAACGTTGGTGAAATGTCTAATAAAGGAGTAGAATTGACTTTAAATGCAGATATCATTAAAGGAGATAAATTTAATTGGAATGCTAATTTGACGCTTGGACACAACGTTCAAAAAATCGAAAAACTTTCAAACCCAACTTATAAAACAGATGTTATTTACAGCGGATCTCTTCATGGTTTGGCGGGGATGTCTGGACAATATTCTCAAATTATTGCAGAAGGTTATCCTGTTGGAACTTTCTGGGGATTCAAAAATGCTGGTTTAGATGCTGATGGAAAAATTCAGTATTACAACGCTGCAAATGAAGTAGTAGCAGAAAGCGCTTTGGTTGATGCTGACAAAAGAGATTTAGGAAATATTCAGCCAGATTTGACTTTAGGTATCGGAATGAATTTTACTTATGGAAACTTTGATCTTGGAGTATCAGGATACGGAATGTTTGGTCAAAAAGCATTAAATGCGACCAACATGATGTTAAACGATCCGAACAGACTGCCAGCTTTTAATGTTCCTGATGATTTCTTGAACAGCGGTCTTACTTCGGCTCCAAAATATTCAGATTATTGGATTGAAGATGCTTCATTCTTCAGACTTCAAACACTTTCTTTAGGATACACTTTGCCATTGAAATATAAAAAATCTAAAGTTAGATTCTATGTAATGGGAGAAAATCTATTTGTAATTACAGGTTACAAAGGAGTAGATCCAGAGATTGGATTAAATGCTCAAGACGGAATAAATCAAACTGGTGTAATGGATCAAACTGGTTTGGCAGCTCCTGGAATTGACCGATACAATAATTATCCTCGACCAACAACGATTTCTGTTGGACTAAATTTTACGCTGAATAATTAAGCGAATTTGATAACCATAAAATACTAAAAATGAAAATCAAAATAATAGCACCAATACTTTTAAGTATGCTTTTTACGGTATCATGTACTGATCTAAACGAGCAGTTGTATGATCAGGTAGAAGATGGGAATTTTGGAAACACGACTAAAGAAATTGATGCGTTGGTTGGTGGAGCTTATTCTTCGTTAAGAGGATTTGCCGATCCGATTTCGAATAACTATCCAACTTGCGAATATGTTTTCTTTTTGAATGAAACTGTTTCAGATGAAGCGACAATTCCAACAAGAGGAACCAACTGGTACGATGGCGGACAATATCAAGATGCACAAAGACATACTTGGAAAGCAGACAACAGAATGATTCTTTCTGCTTGGCGTTACAATTATACTGGTATTGCAAAGATCAACGCGATCATTTATCAAATAAATAAATCGACTTTGACCGAACAAGCAAAAGCACCAATTTTTGCCGAATTGAAAGCCGTTAGAGCTTATTACTATTATAATCTTTTAGATTTATTCGGAAATGTGCCAATTGTAACCAATTTTGAAGATACTGATCTTCCAACTAATTCAACAAGAAAACAAGTTTATGATTTTGTCGAAAAAGAATTGACAGATGCCATTCCGTATTTAAATGGAAATGTGGTATATTCTAAATTAACTAAAAATGTTGCCTATTCTATTTTAGCAAGATTATATCTTAATTCAGAAGCATTTATCGGCGTTGCGCGTTGGCAAGATTGTCTTAATATGTGCCAGAAAGTTACTGGATATACATTGACGCCAGATTTCTTCGCCAATTTTGCAACAGAAAATCAGACTTCATCAGAAATCATTTTTGCAATTCCTTACGATTCAAAAGCGGGGACAGTTGGAAATTATATGAATTCAATGTCTGCACATTACAACCAAAAATTAGCCATTTCTGCAACAGGAAATTATCCTTGGAGCGCAAACGGAATGTGTGCACAACCAGGAGTATATTCTGCTTTTGCAGATACAGACAAAAGAAAAAAATGTATGCTTCATGGCGATCAAATCAACTTAGCAACAGGTTCTGTAATTATGATGGATAATGGAGAACCGCTTACCTACACAGAGAACTTAACAAGTTTGACAGATGCAAAAGAAAATGAAGGTGTTCGTTTGGCAAAATATGAAATGAAAGATGGAGAGCAATGGGAACGTGATCATGATTTCGTTTTAATTCGCTATGCTGAAATTTTAATGATGCAAGCAGAATGTTATGTTCGTTTAGGTTCGCCAGATTTAGCAAAACCATTTTTACAGCAAGTAGTTACGCGTGCTGGCGAAGAAATGCCAACTACAATTGATCTTGCTTTTATTGATCAGGAATTGTTGAAAGAATTCACATTTGAAGGAAGAAGAAGAACAGACAACATTCGTTTTGGAACATTCTTTTTGCCATGGTGGGAAAAAGGTACAACCGAAAAATACAGAGCTATTTTTCCAATTCCAAGTTCAGTGTTAACAACAAATAAAAACCTAAAACAAAATCCTGGGTATTAGGTTTCTGAATGTCAGTCTTCCATGTTGGTTAGTCGTGGAAGGCTGACATGTTTTAAGCATAACTAATTAACAGAGCTGTATTATTAAAAAATATTTAACACATAGAAACATAGATTTTTTATGTGAAGAATAGAATATAAAAAGAAACTAGTTTCTAACACATAGCTATGTTTGTTAATGCAAGTGAAACGCCTTTGGTGAGTTTGTAAAGCTATGTTTCTATGTGTTAAAATGGTTAAAAGCAATAATTTATTGTAAAAGCAAATATTAATTAATTATGAAAAGATATATCACATCATTGGTTTTTGGTTTGATGAATATTGTGATAGTTGCTGGTTGCAGCAGCGATGACAAAGGTTCGGACAAACCCGTAGAACCAGAAAAAACAGAACCTGTTGCGATTGAGAAAACCAACAGCACCAAAATTTATATGCATTATATGCCGTGGTTTGAAACCAATGAAAGCAGTGCTGATAAAAAATGGGGATATCACTGGACAATGGCAAATAAAAATCCGAATAATGTAGGGGCAAACGGGCGAAGAGAAATCGCATCATATTATTATCCGCTGATTGGACCCTATCACTCAGGCGATAAAAATGTGATAGAAAATCATTTATTATTGATGAAATATTCAGGAATTGATGGAATATTAATCGATTGGTACGGCACTTACGATGTAAATGATTATAGAATGGTCAAAGAAAATACAGATCAGTTAATAGAAATGTTAGACAAAGTAGGTTTAGAATACGCTATTGTTTATGAAGATCGATTTTTAACTAATGTTGTCAATGCAGGAAAAGCAATTTCGGTAACCAGCGCAGCAAAAACAGATTTAGCTTATGTACAAAATAATTATTTTACTGATGCTAATTATATTAAAATTAATGGCAAACCACTTCTAATGAATTTTGGACCAATTGTTTTGCAAACGCCAGCCGAATGGTCCAATGTATTTAATACTTTAACGGCAAAACCGACTTTCTTAACGCTTTGGGATCATTCTGTAAAAGCAGGAGAAAATGCTTCTGGCGAGTATGCATGGGTATATAAAGACAACAGTTTTCTGACGAATTTTTATACCAATACAAAACCAAAATTAGGAGTTGCAATGGGAAGTGCTTATCCTGGTTTTAAAGATTTTTATGCAGAAGGCGGAGGCGGAGCAGCAATTGGCTGGACAATCGATCATAAAAATGGAGCTACGCTTGATGAAACACTTACACTTGCCAAAAATGCCAATGTCAATTATTTGCAATTAATCACGTGGAATGATTTCGGAGAAGGAACCATGATTGAGCCAACTGCCGAATTTGGTTATTCGTTTATTGAAAAAATAAAAACTTTTGCTGGAGTAAAAAATACCGAAAATATATTTCCAGATATCAGCAAATTGTATGATTTACGCGTGCAGAAAAAAGGAAATGCTGATGCCCAGAAAAAACTCAATCAAGCCTTTAATTATTTTGTTTCGATGCAGCCTGCAAAAGCAAAACAAATAATGAGCGAAATAAAATAGAGCTGTAATTAATACAATTTAAATAATGAAAAACAGAAAATATAGATACTGTATAATGGCGCTGGCATCAATCGTGTTGCTGGCATGCAGTACTAAAAAAACGTATAAAATCAGTTCTCCAGAAAAAATCTCTGAATTAACTTTTGAATTAACGCCTACGGGACAGCCGCAATATAGTTTTTCTTCTAACGGAAAATCAGTAATTGAGCCTTCTCTTATGGGATTTGAATTTCAAGGATTAGCCAAAATGACCGACGGTTTTGAAGTCGTTTCTACTGAAGAAAAATCAGCAGATGCAACTTGGGAACAACCTTGGGGAGAATTCAAAAAAGTAAGAGATCATCATAACGAATTGATTGTTCATTTAAAAGAAGCAAAAGGCGAAGAGCGTTTGGTGGATATTATTTTCAGAGTTTTTGATGATGGTGTAGGTTTTCGTTACGAATTTCCAAAACAACCACATTTAGGAAAAGTGAAAATCTCTAATGAAGTGACACAATTTACTTTTAAAGATAATAATGAAGTTTGGTGGATTCCAGTTCACCGCGAAAATAGTTACTACGAAAGTGAATACCGTAAAACGTTGATGAGCAAAACAGATACAATTAATACTCCGGCAACTTTCGAAACTAAAGACAAATTGTATGTAGCGATTCACGAAGCTAATTTAACAGATTTTGCTTCTATGACTTTATTAAAAACTTCAGACAAACAATACAAAAGCGATTTAGTGCCTTGGGCTGATGGTGTAAAAGTATATGCAGAAACGCCATTTAAAACGCCTTGGAGAACTATAGTTGTGGGTAAAAATCCTGGAGAAGTGGCAACTTCAACCATTATGCTGAATCTAAACGAGCCGTCAAAAATTGAAGATTTATCTTGGATCACACCTTCAAAATATATCGGAATTTGGTGGGGAATGCACTTAGAAAAATATACTTGGGGACAAGGGCCAAAACATGGTGCAACAACAAAAAACACGAAAGAATATATCGACTTTGCAGCAAAAAATGGTTTCGATGGAGTTTTGGTTGAAGGTTGGAACGAAGGCTGGGACGGCGACTGGACAGCAGACGGTTCTGCCTTTAGTTTTGTAAAAGCTTATCCAGATTTTAATCTAGAAGAAATTACGAAATACGCAGCGGTGAAAAATGTTCGTTTAATCGGACATCACGAAACAGCTGGAGCGACTAAAAACTACGAAAACCAATTGGAAGATGCTTTCAAATTGTATCAAAAAATGGGCGTGAATTCGGTTAAAACGGGTTATGTAAACAAATTTTTAGATAAAAAAGAATGGCATGATAGTCAATATGGAGCGCGTCATTACAGAAAAGTAATCGAAACGGCGGCGAAATATCATATTATGATTGACAATCACGAACCAATGAAAGGAACTGGTTTGCAGCGTACTTATCCGAATTTTATGTCACAAGAAGGCGGACGTGGACAAGAATATAATGCATGGTCTGTAGATGGAGGAAATACACCAGAACATTTAACGACTTTACCTTTCACCAGAATGCTTTCTGGACCATTTGATTATACTCCGGGTAATTTCAATTTTGATTATAAAACACCTTCTGGAGCAAAAGTACAGACGACTTTGGCAAATCAATTGGCATTGTATGTTATTATTTTCAGTCCGTTGCAAATGGCTTCAGATTTACCTGAAAATTACGAAGGAAAACCAGAATTTCAGTTTGTTAAAGACGTGCCTTGCACTTGGTCTGATACCAAAGTTTTAGATTCAAAAATAGGAGAATATACTACAATTGCCCGTAAAGATTGGGACGAGAAAAACTGGTATTTAGGATCTATTACAAATAGAAATGCGAGAGATTTAAAAGTTGCGCTTTCATTCTTGGATAAAAATAAAGAATACGAAGCAGAAATATATGCAGACGGAGCAGGAGCAAATTACAAAACAAATCCGTATCCGGTTACAATCTCTAAACAAGCAGTAAACAGCAAAACCGTGTTAAACATCAAATTGGCAGCTGGAGGAGGAACAGCTATAAAATTCACTCCAAAAGAAAAATAAATTAATTAGTTTATTTTGAGTTAAGTAAGTTTAAGTTTGGAAGTGAACCCGATAGCTATTGAGTTATCGGGTTTGTTTTTTTTATTTCAAGTTTCAAGTTTCAGGTTTCAGGTTTCAGGTTTTCTTGACTTTGAACTTAATTTTAACGCAAAGTGCGCAAAGTTTTTTTGATAGGCGAGTTTTATAAAACGTTAAGTTCGCAAAGCTTTGCGTAGAAAAATCTTTGCGAACTTAACGTTTTGTATTCGTAATCTATTAAAAAATCTTAGCGCTCTTTGCGTTAAAAAAAGATTTCAATTTTAAAGCTTAGCAACTCAGAACCTTAGAAGATTAAAACTAATGTTTATAAAGCTTCACATGATTTCCAAAACTATAAGTTGCCGTTAAAGTTGGGCCATTATAACCCCATTTAAAGAAACCATTTAGCCTTTCTTTTTCCATATCAACTCTGATATTTAGGCCAGTATAACCAGCGATAAGACTAAAATTTTGATAGACATTATACAAAATTGATAAATTGTAACTCAACAATCTTCCGTCAAAGTCGTTGATTTTAATTGCAAAATAATTGAAGTTGGCATAAAGACCAACTTTTCTTCCTAAGACAAATTCTCCCCAAACTCCAATATCGGGTAAAGGAGCAGTAAAGCCAAAATTATCTTTAACCTCTAAATTTGCTGTTTCGCCTGCCAGTCCTATTCCAACATCTCCAAAAAGAACGTGCGCACCAATAAGAGCCCCGATTTCATATTTTGGTTTTGATACAAATGCATAACCATAAGTAATTCTTCCTATATGATTGTCCATAAAAGCATAAACAGTTGCATTTACAGGGTAAACATGATCACGAAACTCAATTTCTTTTTGAAGGGTTTTAGTAGAATTTCTACTTAAATAATAATACTCTGCGCCAAGTCTGGATCTTCGGGAAATTCTCCATTCAAAAGTTCCGAAAAAAGAAGTCGTACTTTTATTAAAGCCAAGATCTTTTTCAAAATCAATTATATTTCCAAATTCACCATTATTACTGCCCACTTTAACTTCTGTATTATTAACTGGGAAAAAGGCTCCAGCAGTCATTTTAAATCTTCTTGCGTGCCAAGGGAGATCGTCAGCGTAATTATCCTGAAAATTTTCACTTTCGGATTTAACAGTTGTTAAACTTTCAATTGAAGTGTTTTCTGCAAATGTTTGCGCATTTACTGGAATCCAAAAGAGCGTCATTACCAAAAAAATAAATAGTTTTTTCATCAGCTTTATTTTTTATTTGATTAGGAAAATTTTAACAATAAAGTTAGTAAAAATAATCGTTCAAATTTCTTTTTTGATTCGAATTATTTGTTTGAAACAATTGAATATCAGTTAAATGATAATTTTTTTAAAAATAGTTGACATGTCATCCTTTTTTGTAAATTTGCATCATGGAAAAAACAAATGCAGATAAAGAAAGTGCTTTAAACATTGATAAAGAAGAAATAGCTGATAGCTTCTTTTTTCAAATTCATCGTATGAAAAGGGCAATTTTTAGAAGAACCAATGCGTTAATGACAGAAGCAGGAATTACTTTGCAGCTTGAACAATTGCCATTACTTATGATTTTACGCCATAGTGGATTTTCGCAGAGAGAATTGTCAGATAAGACAATGCGAGACAAATCTTCTATCTTGAGAAGTATTACAGCTTTAGAAAAAAAGAATCTAGTCGGCGTTGCCAAAGATAAAACCGATAAGCGAAAAAACATTGTAAGTCTTACTGAAGAAGGTTTTGCGATGGCAAAAGAAATTCGTTCTCTTATGAAAAGAGCTGAAGATGAGGTAATGTCTGTTTTTTCTCCAAAAGAAAGAATTGAAGCTTTAAATGTTGTGAAATCTTACGCAGACAAGTTAGAAACGCTTTAATTTTTTTTAAACTTTAAAAGTTGATATATCAACTTATTTTTTAATGTTATTTCGAATAAATGAAAAAAAATGAATTATTAGAAGGACCAATTCTTTCTTCACTATTAAAATTGGCGGTTCCGATTATGATTGCCAATTTATTACAAGCTGCATATCAGTTGGTTGATGCTTTTTGGGTTGGCCGATTGGGCGGAGATGCCGTCGCAGCAGTTTCAATAAGTACGCCTGTAATATTTTTAACAATTGCATTAGGAACTGGACTTGCCATTGCAGGATCAATTTTAATTGCTCAGTATTTTGGTGCT from Flavobacterium sp. YJ01 carries:
- a CDS encoding RagB/SusD family nutrient uptake outer membrane protein; its protein translation is MKIKIIAPILLSMLFTVSCTDLNEQLYDQVEDGNFGNTTKEIDALVGGAYSSLRGFADPISNNYPTCEYVFFLNETVSDEATIPTRGTNWYDGGQYQDAQRHTWKADNRMILSAWRYNYTGIAKINAIIYQINKSTLTEQAKAPIFAELKAVRAYYYYNLLDLFGNVPIVTNFEDTDLPTNSTRKQVYDFVEKELTDAIPYLNGNVVYSKLTKNVAYSILARLYLNSEAFIGVARWQDCLNMCQKVTGYTLTPDFFANFATENQTSSEIIFAIPYDSKAGTVGNYMNSMSAHYNQKLAISATGNYPWSANGMCAQPGVYSAFADTDKRKKCMLHGDQINLATGSVIMMDNGEPLTYTENLTSLTDAKENEGVRLAKYEMKDGEQWERDHDFVLIRYAEILMMQAECYVRLGSPDLAKPFLQQVVTRAGEEMPTTIDLAFIDQELLKEFTFEGRRRTDNIRFGTFFLPWWEKGTTEKYRAIFPIPSSVLTTNKNLKQNPGY
- a CDS encoding MarR family transcriptional regulator encodes the protein MEKTNADKESALNIDKEEIADSFFFQIHRMKRAIFRRTNALMTEAGITLQLEQLPLLMILRHSGFSQRELSDKTMRDKSSILRSITALEKKNLVGVAKDKTDKRKNIVSLTEEGFAMAKEIRSLMKRAEDEVMSVFSPKERIEALNVVKSYADKLETL
- a CDS encoding glycoside hydrolase family 71/99-like protein translates to MKRYITSLVFGLMNIVIVAGCSSDDKGSDKPVEPEKTEPVAIEKTNSTKIYMHYMPWFETNESSADKKWGYHWTMANKNPNNVGANGRREIASYYYPLIGPYHSGDKNVIENHLLLMKYSGIDGILIDWYGTYDVNDYRMVKENTDQLIEMLDKVGLEYAIVYEDRFLTNVVNAGKAISVTSAAKTDLAYVQNNYFTDANYIKINGKPLLMNFGPIVLQTPAEWSNVFNTLTAKPTFLTLWDHSVKAGENASGEYAWVYKDNSFLTNFYTNTKPKLGVAMGSAYPGFKDFYAEGGGGAAIGWTIDHKNGATLDETLTLAKNANVNYLQLITWNDFGEGTMIEPTAEFGYSFIEKIKTFAGVKNTENIFPDISKLYDLRVQKKGNADAQKKLNQAFNYFVSMQPAKAKQIMSEIK
- a CDS encoding glycoside hydrolase family 97 protein; this encodes MKNRKYRYCIMALASIVLLACSTKKTYKISSPEKISELTFELTPTGQPQYSFSSNGKSVIEPSLMGFEFQGLAKMTDGFEVVSTEEKSADATWEQPWGEFKKVRDHHNELIVHLKEAKGEERLVDIIFRVFDDGVGFRYEFPKQPHLGKVKISNEVTQFTFKDNNEVWWIPVHRENSYYESEYRKTLMSKTDTINTPATFETKDKLYVAIHEANLTDFASMTLLKTSDKQYKSDLVPWADGVKVYAETPFKTPWRTIVVGKNPGEVATSTIMLNLNEPSKIEDLSWITPSKYIGIWWGMHLEKYTWGQGPKHGATTKNTKEYIDFAAKNGFDGVLVEGWNEGWDGDWTADGSAFSFVKAYPDFNLEEITKYAAVKNVRLIGHHETAGATKNYENQLEDAFKLYQKMGVNSVKTGYVNKFLDKKEWHDSQYGARHYRKVIETAAKYHIMIDNHEPMKGTGLQRTYPNFMSQEGGRGQEYNAWSVDGGNTPEHLTTLPFTRMLSGPFDYTPGNFNFDYKTPSGAKVQTTLANQLALYVIIFSPLQMASDLPENYEGKPEFQFVKDVPCTWSDTKVLDSKIGEYTTIARKDWDEKNWYLGSITNRNARDLKVALSFLDKNKEYEAEIYADGAGANYKTNPYPVTISKQAVNSKTVLNIKLAAGGGTAIKFTPKEK
- a CDS encoding TonB-dependent receptor; the encoded protein is MNSKNIKSVQHKMWTAKGAVLMIFMLFLSAGLFAQTKKQISGTVYDNTGTVLPGASIIEVGTKNGTTTDFDGKFSLQVAAGSAIEVSFIGSTTQKIQITGNNNYEVRLQNDGYALAEVQVVSVGYGKVKKSDLTGAISTVGADDLVKGTISSTEQVLQGKVAGLNIIRPSGDPAAGSTIRLRGGTSLTASNSPLIVVDGIAGVDINIVQPSDIKSVDVLKDASAAAIYGSRGANGVIMITTKSGTKGVSVVYSGQTSFGYVNDNLDLLSANQWRGYVRQNQITDAVDYGGNTNWQKAIEQTAISQSHTLSINSGKADSGFRTSISYLNNEGVIKKSGLERLSGNVSGYQFLGDNKEVKFDMGLFANIDKWHPIDYRIFERAYNLNPTIPVYDANGNFSEVTGNIYQNPVEILTNRTFDNERHRLLGYFKTDVKFLNDFTATANISLEHNAVKGGTYKPSYAVMEGQTEGGFAQRTYAEYTNAQGELYVNYSKIIDKHNISALAGYSYLENIYEGFGAQRGGFVTDAFSYNNLGAGYNYRLSDVYSYKGKSNLVSFYARANYGYDGKYLLTATVRRDGSSRFGENNKWGTFPSASAAWRVSNEEFMESSKGWLDNLKLRVGWGITGNQDGIGEYKSLSILGVGNDSYYDPVTKTWSLAYSPKQNPNPDLKWESTEQINVGFDFGLFNRITGSFEYYSKKTKDLLYTYEVPQPPYLVGTMLANVGEMSNKGVELTLNADIIKGDKFNWNANLTLGHNVQKIEKLSNPTYKTDVIYSGSLHGLAGMSGQYSQIIAEGYPVGTFWGFKNAGLDADGKIQYYNAANEVVAESALVDADKRDLGNIQPDLTLGIGMNFTYGNFDLGVSGYGMFGQKALNATNMMLNDPNRLPAFNVPDDFLNSGLTSAPKYSDYWIEDASFFRLQTLSLGYTLPLKYKKSKVRFYVMGENLFVITGYKGVDPEIGLNAQDGINQTGVMDQTGLAAPGIDRYNNYPRPTTISVGLNFTLNN